In a single window of the Nocardioides sp. L-11A genome:
- a CDS encoding ABC transporter permease, giving the protein MTTPPATLAAQPEAVLPRRRTSRTSAVVGWVMPSATILLMAYFSAATSNFLTFDNLAAVLTQNAAVFIVAAAAAMLLMAGYADLSVGSMMALAGVSAGLAFTEHGVVAGLVVGLLVGLVVGTLNGVLIGVFEMSPIVVTLGGLAAWRALAQYLAPDSVFGFPDAVGDFAIGRFLGLTWIAWIAIVVCVVAVAAMALLPLGRHIQAIGVNARAAFLVGIRVKGTVLGLYAVVGLAVGLAALLQVARLDSAPSGTLGVGFEVTVLTAVLLGGIPFTGGRGSMWRVLVGVWLIAVLKNGLTLLNYGPEVAGMVTGAVLVVAAALEAVAVAARRRG; this is encoded by the coding sequence GTGACGACCCCGCCCGCCACCCTGGCCGCCCAGCCCGAGGCCGTGCTGCCGCGCCGTCGTACGTCGCGCACCAGTGCGGTCGTCGGCTGGGTGATGCCGTCCGCGACCATCCTGCTGATGGCGTACTTCTCCGCCGCGACCAGCAACTTCCTGACCTTCGACAACCTGGCAGCCGTCCTGACCCAGAACGCGGCGGTCTTCATCGTCGCGGCCGCGGCGGCGATGCTGTTGATGGCCGGATACGCCGACCTGTCGGTCGGCTCGATGATGGCGCTCGCCGGCGTCAGCGCCGGACTGGCGTTCACCGAGCACGGGGTGGTCGCCGGTCTGGTCGTCGGCCTGCTGGTCGGCCTGGTGGTCGGCACCCTCAACGGTGTCCTGATCGGCGTCTTCGAGATGTCGCCGATCGTCGTGACGCTCGGCGGCCTCGCCGCGTGGCGCGCCCTGGCGCAGTATCTCGCCCCCGACTCCGTCTTCGGCTTCCCCGACGCCGTCGGGGACTTCGCGATCGGCCGCTTCCTCGGCCTGACCTGGATCGCCTGGATCGCGATCGTCGTGTGCGTCGTCGCGGTCGCCGCGATGGCGCTGCTCCCGCTGGGCCGCCACATCCAGGCGATCGGCGTCAACGCCCGCGCCGCCTTCCTGGTCGGCATCAGGGTCAAGGGAACGGTCCTGGGCCTGTATGCCGTCGTCGGTCTCGCCGTCGGTCTCGCGGCCCTGCTCCAGGTCGCCCGTCTCGACAGCGCGCCGTCCGGCACGCTGGGCGTCGGGTTCGAGGTCACCGTGCTCACCGCGGTCCTGCTCGGCGGCATCCCCTTCACCGGTGGGCGGGGCAGCATGTGGCGGGTCCTCGTCGGCGTGTGGCTGATCGCGGTCCTGAAGAACGGCCTCACCCTCCTCAACTACGGCCCCGAGGTCGCCGGCATGGTCACCGGCGCCGTCCTCGTCGTGGCTGCCGCGCTCGAGGCCGTGGCCGTCGCCGCGCGCCGGCGCGGCTGA
- a CDS encoding sugar ABC transporter ATP-binding protein, protein MHRETVPPGLRIADLHKSYDANRVLQGIDLVFGFGEVHALLGANGAGKSTLLGCLSGAVHPDRASITIGEERYAGFTPRRAFDAGIAIIYQHFQLIGPLSVADNIFLGRELHRPGGTVDRRRQEREASAVLGELGLDLDPRAPVEGLSVGAQQMVEIARAVRLDPRVLILDEPTAALGAHEVAGLLALVRRLAARGIAVVYVTHLLGEVLEVADRATVLRDGRVHWTRPRAELDLADLVEGISPDAATERARDRTTVGDEVVLTLRHVTSGFTGPVDLEVRSGEVVGFFGLLGSGRTDLLESIAGVRPLRAGELEIDSTPIRIGSPRAAQRAGVALVPSDRKAQALFGSMSALENMLMPHLGRLAARRIAVRSRRREEQVFARMVDTVDLVPPFAAQPADGFSGGNAQKIAVARWTCGLGRPRLLLLDEPTQGVDIGARHDIYSLVRSWAAEVGAAVLFATSDPEEVLALADRVVVLVEGRVAHAGPADLAESSLVALAQPTATERSVAS, encoded by the coding sequence ATGCACAGGGAGACGGTCCCGCCGGGGCTGAGGATCGCGGACCTCCACAAGTCGTACGACGCGAACCGGGTGCTCCAGGGCATCGATCTCGTCTTCGGTTTCGGCGAGGTGCACGCACTGCTGGGTGCCAACGGGGCAGGGAAGTCCACCCTGCTGGGCTGCCTCAGCGGGGCCGTCCATCCCGACCGCGCCAGCATCACGATCGGCGAGGAGCGCTATGCGGGCTTCACTCCCCGCCGGGCCTTCGACGCCGGCATCGCGATCATCTACCAGCACTTCCAGCTGATCGGGCCGCTGTCGGTTGCCGACAACATCTTCCTGGGCCGGGAGCTGCATCGACCGGGCGGTACGGTCGATCGCCGCCGCCAGGAGCGGGAGGCCAGCGCCGTCCTCGGTGAGCTGGGTCTCGACCTCGACCCGCGCGCCCCTGTCGAGGGACTCAGCGTCGGAGCCCAGCAGATGGTCGAGATCGCCCGCGCGGTGCGGCTCGATCCGCGCGTGCTCATCCTCGACGAGCCGACCGCGGCGCTCGGGGCGCACGAGGTGGCAGGGTTGCTGGCCCTCGTCCGCCGTCTCGCCGCGCGCGGGATCGCCGTCGTCTACGTCACCCATCTGCTCGGCGAAGTGCTGGAGGTCGCCGACCGGGCGACCGTCCTGCGCGACGGACGGGTGCACTGGACGCGCCCGCGGGCCGAGCTCGACCTGGCCGACCTGGTCGAGGGCATCTCGCCCGATGCTGCCACCGAGCGTGCCCGCGATCGCACGACCGTCGGCGACGAGGTCGTGCTGACGCTGAGGCACGTGACGTCCGGCTTCACCGGTCCGGTGGACCTCGAGGTGCGGTCGGGGGAGGTGGTGGGGTTCTTCGGCCTCCTCGGCTCGGGACGTACCGATCTGCTTGAGTCGATCGCCGGCGTCCGGCCCCTGCGCGCCGGCGAGCTGGAGATCGACAGCACGCCGATCCGGATCGGCTCGCCCCGTGCCGCGCAGCGGGCCGGGGTCGCGCTGGTGCCGTCGGACCGCAAGGCCCAGGCCCTCTTCGGGAGCATGAGTGCGCTCGAGAACATGCTGATGCCGCACCTCGGTCGCCTCGCGGCCCGCCGGATCGCTGTGCGCAGCCGCCGACGGGAGGAACAGGTCTTCGCCCGGATGGTCGACACCGTCGACCTGGTACCGCCCTTCGCCGCTCAGCCGGCCGACGGCTTCTCGGGGGGCAACGCCCAGAAGATCGCCGTGGCGCGATGGACGTGCGGGCTCGGCCGGCCGCGTCTGCTGCTGCTCGACGAGCCGACGCAAGGGGTCGACATCGGGGCCCGGCACGACATCTACTCCCTGGTCCGGTCCTGGGCGGCCGAGGTCGGTGCCGCCGTGCTCTTCGCGACCAGCGACCCCGAGGAGGTCCTGGCCCTCGCCGACCGGGTCGTGGTCCTGGTCGAGGGCCGGGTCGCGCACGCCGGGCCCGCCGACCTCGCGGAGTCGAGCCTGGTCGCCCTCGCCCAGCCCACCGCCACCGAGAGGAGCGTCGCCTCGTGA
- a CDS encoding sugar ABC transporter substrate-binding protein, which produces MRRTSSHGIAVVTSLLAAAGLTACSQEATSLAGCETSYTIGFSHPVGEAAAPKAIKRMAAEYAEEKGCIDFLLDNTTASNLESQRATVEGWITQKVDAILLFPVDPSAFTNLQSQAQEQGIAWLTYATPMEGEDGGVGFDSEQAGTIVADDMSAWIEEHHPDGGISAAVTTLKALTTITGRWEKPEAALKRLGVPVVSMQDCADQTCGLQIAEDALRENPDLRVFIGLNDDAALGAQKAFENAGLSAEDVYIAGSDGAPEALENIKDPGAGAFRTTAALEVLSLAHDIVDNSLAAITGDGETSSLTPAVLAKTGDDATIDELLAQLNG; this is translated from the coding sequence ATGCGCCGCACTTCCTCCCACGGGATCGCCGTCGTGACCAGCCTGCTCGCCGCGGCGGGCCTGACCGCCTGCAGTCAGGAGGCCACGTCGCTGGCCGGCTGCGAGACGTCGTACACGATCGGCTTCAGCCACCCCGTCGGGGAGGCCGCGGCTCCGAAGGCGATCAAGCGGATGGCCGCCGAGTACGCCGAGGAGAAGGGCTGCATCGACTTCCTCCTCGACAACACCACGGCCAGCAACCTCGAGAGCCAGCGAGCGACGGTGGAGGGTTGGATCACCCAGAAGGTCGACGCCATCCTGCTCTTCCCCGTGGATCCGTCGGCCTTCACCAATCTGCAGAGTCAGGCACAGGAGCAGGGCATCGCCTGGCTGACCTACGCCACTCCGATGGAGGGGGAGGACGGAGGAGTCGGCTTCGACAGCGAGCAGGCCGGAACGATCGTCGCCGACGACATGTCCGCCTGGATCGAGGAGCACCATCCGGACGGCGGCATCTCGGCCGCGGTCACCACGCTCAAGGCGCTCACCACGATCACCGGTCGCTGGGAGAAGCCGGAGGCGGCCCTGAAGCGGCTGGGCGTTCCCGTGGTCTCGATGCAGGATTGCGCCGACCAGACCTGCGGTCTGCAGATCGCCGAGGACGCGCTGCGGGAGAATCCGGATCTCCGGGTGTTCATCGGGCTCAACGACGATGCCGCGCTCGGCGCCCAGAAGGCCTTCGAGAACGCCGGTCTCAGCGCCGAGGACGTCTACATCGCCGGCTCCGACGGCGCTCCTGAGGCGCTGGAGAACATCAAGGACCCGGGTGCGGGCGCCTTCCGCACGACGGCCGCGCTCGAGGTGCTCTCATTGGCCCACGACATCGTCGACAACTCCCTCGCGGCGATCACCGGCGACGGTGAGACGAGCTCGCTCACGCCGGCCGTGCTGGCCAAGACCGGCGACGACGCGACCATCGACGAGCTGCTCGCGCAGCTCAACGGCTGA
- a CDS encoding helix-turn-helix transcriptional regulator, whose product MYHTSFDDLVELASATSAGDKCRRLGEHMLRSTQASAIGLMAVSAEDGSHREMLNLEYPPETAQHHLTSRYTRHCEGLRQIFRQPERMHCWEDLPHFRESYEARSVYGPAGFRNGTSIVLLSPAGRSIALLHVSVRDPLIGAETRAAILAVRPVLTAWAAILARFDAARLSARESQVLALIRDGLSNAQIAEELVLAPRTVTTHVESILRKLAASNRTEAAVLAERCGIVPSGDAVQPR is encoded by the coding sequence GTGTATCACACGAGTTTCGACGATCTCGTCGAGCTGGCCTCGGCCACCTCGGCCGGCGACAAGTGCCGTCGACTCGGGGAGCACATGCTGCGGAGCACCCAGGCCTCGGCCATCGGACTGATGGCGGTCTCGGCCGAGGACGGCTCCCATCGCGAGATGCTCAACCTCGAGTACCCGCCGGAGACCGCCCAGCACCACCTGACCTCCCGCTACACCCGTCACTGCGAAGGGCTGCGGCAGATCTTCCGGCAACCGGAGCGGATGCACTGCTGGGAGGATCTGCCGCACTTCCGGGAGAGCTACGAGGCGCGGTCGGTCTACGGCCCGGCCGGCTTCCGCAACGGGACGTCGATCGTGCTCCTGTCCCCCGCGGGACGCAGCATCGCGCTGCTGCACGTCAGTGTCCGGGATCCGCTGATCGGCGCCGAGACCCGGGCGGCGATCCTCGCCGTTCGACCGGTCCTGACCGCCTGGGCGGCGATCCTCGCCCGCTTCGACGCCGCCCGGCTCAGCGCGCGGGAGAGTCAGGTCCTGGCCCTGATCCGCGACGGGCTGTCGAACGCCCAGATCGCCGAGGAGCTGGTGCTCGCTCCGCGCACGGTGACCACCCACGTCGAGAGCATCCTGCGCAAGCTGGCCGCGAGCAATCGCACCGAAGCGGCCGTGCTCGCGGAGCGGTGCGGGATCGTGCCGTCAGGCGACGCCGTTCAGCCGCGCTGA
- a CDS encoding hemolysin family protein — translation MIDTQTFVNLGLVVAFVLVGGVFAATELALVSLRDTQVNQLAQRGARGLRVAAIARDPNRFLSAVQIGVTVAGFLSAAYGGSTLAPDVAPYLVDLGLGPDAADTAALIVMTLLIAYLSLVLGELVPKRLALQRAAGVAMLTGPVLDRFATLMRPVIWLLSVSTNALVRLLGGDPNATSEEVSKEELREIVASHEGLAVEERQILGDVFAATRSNLKEVMRPRGDVVFVRGSMALAEAATWVADQPYSRFPVIGEDFDDITGFVHVRDLLGDRATDRTVGDVQREVLHLPGTNKVLPTVVLLRKEGTHLAIVVDEFGGTDGIVTLEDLVEEIVGDIRDEYDQEPDSLLVRHAGGPTGPTFVSGGLTIEDVAEETGVELPDGDYETVAGYLLARLGRVAEVDDRVEVGDAVLRVAAVDGRRITQVEIVPPPAEAGEQPDGADGGPTDVSDQRG, via the coding sequence ATGATCGATACTCAGACCTTCGTGAACCTCGGGCTCGTCGTGGCCTTCGTGCTGGTCGGCGGCGTGTTCGCGGCCACCGAGCTGGCCCTGGTCTCGTTGCGGGACACCCAGGTCAACCAGCTCGCGCAGCGCGGCGCCCGCGGCCTGCGGGTCGCCGCGATCGCGCGCGACCCCAACCGCTTCCTGTCGGCGGTCCAGATCGGCGTCACGGTCGCCGGCTTCCTCTCCGCCGCGTACGGCGGCTCGACGCTCGCGCCCGACGTGGCGCCGTACCTCGTGGACCTCGGGCTCGGCCCGGACGCCGCGGACACGGCCGCGCTGATCGTGATGACGCTGCTGATCGCCTATCTCTCGCTGGTGCTCGGCGAGCTGGTCCCCAAGCGGCTCGCACTGCAGCGCGCGGCCGGGGTGGCGATGCTCACCGGGCCGGTGCTCGACCGGTTCGCGACCCTGATGCGTCCGGTGATCTGGCTGCTCTCGGTCTCCACCAACGCGCTGGTGCGCCTGCTCGGCGGCGATCCGAACGCGACGTCGGAGGAGGTGAGCAAGGAGGAGCTGCGCGAGATCGTGGCCAGCCACGAGGGCCTCGCCGTCGAGGAGCGGCAGATCCTCGGCGACGTCTTCGCCGCGACCCGCAGCAACCTCAAGGAGGTCATGCGCCCGCGCGGCGACGTCGTCTTCGTGCGCGGCAGCATGGCGCTCGCCGAGGCCGCCACCTGGGTCGCCGACCAGCCCTACTCCCGCTTCCCCGTGATCGGCGAGGACTTCGACGACATCACCGGCTTCGTGCACGTCCGCGACCTGCTCGGCGACCGCGCGACCGACCGGACCGTCGGCGACGTCCAGCGCGAGGTGCTGCACCTGCCCGGCACCAACAAGGTGCTGCCCACGGTCGTGCTGCTCCGCAAGGAGGGCACCCACCTCGCGATCGTCGTCGACGAGTTCGGCGGCACCGACGGCATCGTGACCCTGGAGGACCTGGTCGAGGAGATCGTCGGCGACATCCGCGACGAGTACGACCAGGAGCCCGACAGCCTCCTCGTCCGCCACGCCGGCGGCCCCACCGGCCCCACCTTCGTCTCCGGCGGACTGACCATCGAGGACGTCGCCGAGGAGACCGGCGTGGAGCTCCCGGACGGCGACTACGAGACGGTGGCGGGCTACCTGCTCGCCCGCCTCGGCCGGGTCGCGGAGGTCGACGACCGGGTCGAGGTCGGCGACGCCGTCCTGCGGGTGGCCGCCGTCGACGGGCGCCGGATCACGCAGGTCGAGATCGTCCCGCCGCCGGCCGAGGCCGGGGAGCAGCCTGATGGGGCGGACGGCGGTCCGACCGACGTCTCCGATCAGCGCGGCTGA
- a CDS encoding cation diffusion facilitator family transporter: MRIRGAGHGHGHGRRGHGHGHGHGHGHADAVDDALEASSEGIRAVKVSLVVLGVTAVAQAGLVVLTGSVALLADTIHNLSDALTAVPLWIAFVLGRRRPTRSHTYGYGRAEDLAGIFIVAMIALSAVLAGYQSVSRLLDPRPIDLPWVVAGAGVIGFLGNEWVAAYRIRIGRRIGSAALVADGHHARTDGFTSLAVVLGALGVLVGLPLADPIIGLVITVAILVVLRSAARDIYRRLMDAVDPHLTADALDVVRATPGVVDVESFRVRWIGHRLHAETGILVDHRLDVVAAHEIANEVHHRLLHGVAKLVDVTVHVSPGPVDGRDFHAMLGHHPHPATVC, encoded by the coding sequence ATGAGGATCCGCGGCGCCGGACACGGACACGGACACGGGCGCCGGGGGCACGGTCACGGGCACGGGCACGGTCACGGGCACGCTGATGCGGTCGACGACGCGCTCGAGGCCAGCAGCGAGGGCATCCGCGCGGTCAAGGTCAGCCTCGTGGTGCTCGGCGTGACGGCCGTGGCGCAGGCGGGGCTCGTCGTGCTGACCGGTTCGGTCGCACTGCTGGCCGACACGATCCACAACCTGTCCGACGCGCTGACCGCGGTGCCGCTGTGGATCGCGTTCGTGCTCGGCCGGCGCCGGCCGACCCGGTCGCACACCTACGGCTACGGCCGGGCGGAGGACCTCGCGGGCATCTTCATCGTCGCCATGATCGCGCTGTCGGCCGTCCTGGCGGGCTACCAGTCGGTCAGCCGCCTGCTCGACCCGCGGCCGATCGACCTGCCCTGGGTCGTGGCCGGCGCCGGGGTGATCGGGTTCCTCGGCAACGAGTGGGTCGCGGCGTACCGGATCCGGATCGGCCGGCGGATCGGCTCGGCCGCCCTCGTCGCCGACGGGCATCACGCCCGCACGGACGGCTTCACGTCCCTCGCCGTCGTCCTCGGCGCCCTCGGGGTGCTGGTCGGGCTGCCTCTCGCGGACCCGATCATCGGCCTGGTCATCACCGTGGCGATCCTCGTCGTGCTCCGCAGCGCCGCCCGGGACATCTACCGGCGGCTGATGGACGCGGTCGACCCGCACCTCACCGCCGACGCGCTCGACGTCGTCCGGGCGACGCCGGGCGTGGTGGACGTCGAGTCCTTCCGGGTGCGCTGGATCGGACACCGGCTCCATGCCGAGACCGGGATCCTCGTCGACCATCGGCTCGACGTGGTGGCCGCGCACGAGATCGCCAACGAGGTGCATCACCGGCTGCTGCACGGGGTGGCCAAGCTGGTCGACGTGACGGTGCACGTCAGCCCCGGTCCGGTCGACGGCCGGGACTTCCACGCGATGCTGGGCCACCACCCGCACCCCGCGACCGTCTGCTGA
- a CDS encoding metalloregulator ArsR/SmtB family transcription factor, giving the protein MHEYDEQASPLPAAEQVELAVEVFRMLADPTRVRLLWLLRAGEAPVLRLAEEVGKPQTAVSQHLAKLRLARLVTTRRQGAQVFYALTNEHVSQLVVDGVRHAEHLGPGVPAHHASAGAEAGR; this is encoded by the coding sequence ATGCACGAATATGATGAGCAGGCGAGCCCGCTCCCCGCCGCCGAGCAGGTCGAGCTCGCCGTCGAGGTGTTCCGGATGCTGGCCGACCCGACCCGGGTCCGGCTGCTGTGGCTGCTGCGGGCCGGAGAGGCCCCGGTGCTGCGGCTGGCCGAGGAGGTGGGCAAGCCGCAGACCGCGGTCTCCCAGCACCTCGCGAAGCTGCGCCTGGCCCGCCTGGTGACCACCCGCCGGCAGGGGGCGCAGGTGTTCTACGCCCTGACCAACGAGCACGTGAGTCAGCTGGTCGTCGACGGCGTCCGGCACGCCGAGCACCTCGGGCCCGGCGTACCGGCGCACCATGCCTCGGCCGGCGCGGAGGCGGGCCGATGA
- a CDS encoding MFS transporter, which produces MSVTTAPVTNRRWLGLAVIAAAQFMVIMDTSIIGVALPEMQRELGFTPENLSWVFNAYVVALGGLLLLGGKVSDVLGARNVFVAGWVILAVGSLVAAVAGDVGVELTGRAVQGAGAALIAPAALTLLMMLFGSEPRELTKALALYGAAAPAGGTAGVFLGGVITEYLSWPWVFAINIPIAIVILALVPASMPGGRAGGTRRVDLAGAVTVTAGLAAVVYAVVQAPEVGWDAPRTWWVLAAGVVLLAVFVVQQARGRDPLVRLGIFRAPDLAAANLAQLLLGAAWIPMWFFLNLYLQQVLGFTAFPSGAALLPMTLLIMVGMIVLAPRVLAAVGARTATASGMVLLAVGMAWLATIDPDGSYAVDVLPASLVAALGMSLAFIPTLGTAISAAPPEEGGLASGIVNTSYQIGSALGLAVMTAIAAAAGADRLGDPVALTEGYAAAFVGAAIVAGVGALAALALRGSRS; this is translated from the coding sequence ATGTCAGTCACGACTGCGCCGGTGACCAACCGGCGCTGGCTCGGGCTCGCGGTCATCGCCGCCGCCCAGTTCATGGTCATCATGGACACCTCGATCATCGGCGTCGCGCTGCCGGAGATGCAGCGCGAGCTGGGCTTCACGCCCGAGAACCTGTCCTGGGTGTTCAACGCCTATGTCGTCGCCCTCGGCGGCCTGCTCCTGCTCGGCGGCAAGGTCTCCGACGTCCTGGGCGCGCGCAACGTCTTCGTCGCCGGCTGGGTGATCCTCGCCGTCGGCTCCCTGGTCGCGGCCGTCGCCGGCGATGTCGGGGTCGAGCTCACCGGCCGCGCGGTGCAGGGCGCGGGGGCGGCACTCATCGCGCCGGCCGCGCTGACCCTGCTGATGATGCTCTTCGGCAGCGAGCCGCGCGAGCTGACCAAGGCCCTGGCCCTGTACGGCGCGGCTGCGCCCGCGGGCGGGACGGCCGGTGTCTTCCTCGGCGGCGTGATCACCGAGTACCTCAGCTGGCCGTGGGTCTTCGCGATCAACATCCCGATCGCGATCGTCATCCTGGCCCTCGTGCCCGCCTCGATGCCGGGTGGCCGCGCCGGCGGCACCCGACGCGTGGACCTGGCCGGCGCGGTCACCGTGACCGCCGGTCTCGCCGCCGTCGTCTACGCCGTCGTCCAGGCTCCCGAGGTGGGCTGGGACGCACCGCGCACATGGTGGGTGCTCGCGGCGGGCGTCGTCCTGCTCGCCGTCTTCGTCGTCCAGCAGGCCCGCGGCCGCGACCCGCTGGTGCGGCTCGGCATCTTCCGCGCGCCCGACCTCGCCGCGGCGAACCTCGCCCAGCTGCTGCTCGGCGCCGCGTGGATCCCGATGTGGTTCTTCCTGAACCTCTACCTCCAGCAGGTCCTCGGCTTCACGGCCTTCCCCAGCGGTGCCGCGCTGCTGCCGATGACCCTGCTGATCATGGTCGGCATGATCGTGCTGGCGCCCCGGGTGCTGGCCGCGGTCGGCGCCCGCACCGCGACCGCGAGCGGGATGGTCCTGCTGGCCGTCGGCATGGCCTGGCTGGCCACGATCGACCCGGACGGCAGCTACGCCGTCGACGTCCTGCCGGCGTCCCTGGTCGCCGCGCTCGGCATGTCGCTCGCCTTCATCCCCACCCTCGGCACCGCGATCTCCGCGGCGCCGCCGGAGGAGGGCGGCCTCGCGTCCGGCATCGTGAACACGAGCTACCAGATCGGCTCGGCCCTGGGTCTCGCCGTGATGACCGCGATCGCCGCGGCCGCCGGCGCCGATCGGCTCGGCGACCCGGTCGCGCTCACGGAGGGGTATGCCGCCGCCTTCGTCGGTGCCGCGATCGTGGCCGGCGTCGGGGCCCTGGCCGCACTCGCCCTGCGGGGGAGCCGATCATGA
- a CDS encoding metal-sensitive transcriptional regulator: protein MAHTGSGAEHQHSYIANRTKDDYLKRLRRIEGQARGLQRMVEEEQYCIDILTQVSAMTKALQSVALGLLDEHMAHCVVDAAKEGGEEAAIKLKEASDAIARLVRS, encoded by the coding sequence ATGGCACACACCGGATCCGGCGCGGAGCACCAGCACAGCTACATCGCCAACCGCACCAAGGACGACTACCTCAAGCGGCTGCGCCGCATCGAGGGCCAGGCGCGGGGGCTGCAGCGGATGGTCGAGGAGGAGCAGTACTGCATCGACATCCTCACCCAGGTCTCCGCGATGACGAAGGCGCTCCAGTCCGTTGCCCTCGGCCTGCTCGACGAGCACATGGCGCACTGCGTCGTGGACGCCGCCAAGGAAGGGGGCGAGGAGGCCGCGATCAAGCTCAAGGAGGCCTCCGACGCCATCGCCCGCCTGGTCCGATCCTGA
- a CDS encoding heavy-metal-associated domain-containing protein — protein sequence MSTTRTFTVTGMTCGHCVASVTEEVQEIDGVENVTVDLPTGAVTITSAAPLDESAVQAAVEEAGYQLA from the coding sequence ATGAGCACCACCCGGACCTTCACCGTCACCGGCATGACCTGCGGCCACTGCGTCGCCTCCGTCACCGAGGAGGTGCAGGAGATCGACGGCGTCGAGAACGTCACGGTCGACCTGCCCACCGGTGCGGTCACGATCACCAGCGCCGCACCCCTCGACGAGTCCGCCGTGCAGGCGGCCGTCGAGGAGGCCGGCTACCAGCTCGCATGA